Within the Glycine soja cultivar W05 chromosome 3, ASM419377v2, whole genome shotgun sequence genome, the region TGTTTTGTGTATTGAGAGAAATTAAGGTGGAAGCAAAAAGGTGCAACATGGAAGTGACTAGTGAGACATGCAATGGGAATGAATTATGAAGGCGATGAACATGGTTCAGagtttttttataggaaaaaaatttgAAGCTTTGATATGGgttagttgaaagttgaaacagaaTCAGCGCAACCATTTGCATGCATATTGAATTCCATTTATTACTCTTCATGGGTCCATGCCTTTGTCTCGTCCTAAAGTTTGGGCAAAAAATGAGATGGAAGAACAAactgtttaattttttcttggtagttggttttcttataattaatttccttcatttatttttccacGTAAAATTCAATTCATctctgatttatttatttatttattctattgtCGTTCTTGAAGTCACGCTAAGACCGCAAATATGTCATATTTCTTCAACATTTGCTCACTGAATTAAACATCCACTGTTATATCAAGTCATTACTGATTCCAACTTCATAAGAAATAATAGATCAATCTGAAGTTGATTCAACGGAAATTTGAGCTATACAAAGTCAAATAAGTTTTCAAACTATCCAAATAAGTTAAGATTTTAGCATAAAACCCTATTAAACACACtcctaatataaaaatataagtttaattgttatttattttgtgtacttataatttattacttAAGAATACTAGGTTGTTATATTATtgcagtaaaaaatattaaattgtaatatttatcatatataaaccTCTTgttggaggaaaaaaaaaggaaaatctaCTCATATCTGCATAGAAAAGATGGTTGTCGACTTCATTGCTACCTACTCGCAAGACTTGCTGACGGTTTGCAGGTTGCAGTTGTTAGGTTTCCATCATCTCTATTCAACTTTAGCatcggaaaaaaaaactaaaaactgacCTGTGTTAAAGTTTCAGTATGGTGAAACCAAATCCAGTCGTGGTCCACAAAATTTAACTACTAGTACTACCAGTTACCGCATTTGAAAACAACCAAGAGCAGTAAATTTAGGTCACACAAATAAGTTAGTTTAAAAAATTCGTATGATCTAACAACTgcttatgaaaaaatttaactattaatatattatttttctcacacaatatttttaatctcacataaatttttgatttaattattcatttagtctttataatttttatattttaatttctaaaagatTTCTATagttaaaatagaaattaaaataaataaatttaaaaactatagaactaaatagataattaaacctaaattttttaaagttatatatatcttatgattttatgatttaaatttacTATTCTCATTTTCCTGTTAAAATCATTAACTCACTAGATATGAGTGTCAAACTTTTACACTTAAACcaaatttaattgttaaattattttgatattatttttaagatgatgtatattaaattgaatatttattggagtagtattatctaaaatactaaaatagtaTTTGTCAAAATAAAGTAGTAAATGGGATTGGGCTAGTTAGAAGGAACGCAAAAGCCcaataaatactaaaattgGGCTCATAGCCTTAGGAGTTAGGAGGCACTTGAAGTTATAGTTTTACTCTTGAGTGTATTCGTTTGTTTCTCCACCGGCATTTATGGCCATGGCAGCTCTAACCCCAATTTGTTGTTCAACGCCCAGATTCAGTGGtcaacaactaaaaaaaattatcagttTCCAATTTCATTACTCGGAAGCAAAATAGAAGCATCCGAATCCGATTACCCTATCCGTGGAAGACGGCGTCGTTTCTCTCCGTTTCCAAAGAGCATCCGAGACCTGCCCTAGCTCCACCACCACCATGACCATGAGAAGGAAAAATTCGGAGACGCCGTTAAGGACATACGCCAAGTACGATACCCAACCGAGGGAGACAACGGTTGAGGTCcgtgttatttatttatctaaatttgaattctaattctaattgaGAACAtggaatagaaaatgaaatgatgGTTGTTATATAGGTTGTGAATTACGGAGGGAGCGTGTAAGTGGTGTCCGAAATCAAAGCAACCATCAAGGAGAAGTTTCCAGACATTCTCAATGTTAACTTCACCATTTTTATCCCTTTCTCTATAATTATTCCTTCAATAAATATCTAGACTTACTATTATTATGATCAGTTCTGAATCATCTGATATCAATTTCCAGGGTTGGGTAATTATTGATTGCTGAAAGTTTCATTGGGATGCCTTTGGGACACTTAGCATCGTGTCCTCGCTTCAATGAACCACTAATGGCTTTAGCTTGTCCGTTGCAGTCTTCAGTCTTGACTCGGACCCACTTTaataaaacgaaaaaaaaaattgatgatttcTAGGTTTTGGTTACTATAtactttttaagttttataacttaaaataataGATGTTTAACCAAATGAGGAATATGGCAATCAGGATTATTCATTGGATTATAGccaatctaaattttttaaataataataaaaaagttaaatacagttaataaaaaatgacaataaaaaaactataatataaGACTAGTCGGAATTTTCtaagttagaataaaaaaatttaagaagtggtttaatgataaaattatccAATGAAATATGTACACCAAATTGGATAATTCccattattaatagttatagataTGGGAAGGTGATAAGTTCAATCAGTTACTCCTGGCTTCTTCCTTATGCTCCTGTGCTATTCCACGATTTTCTTACAATGACAATAAAATTATCTTCATAAGCTATCAAAGTCATCCGAAATTCCCATGTCAAacttatatacatgcatattccAATAAGATGCCTCTTTTGTACCTGGTATCCCTACAATTCTACAAATCCTTAGCAGCACAAGAAATAAAGTCCAGCTTCTCAGGACATGGTTAAGATGGGAGATCTCACTCATCTCAGGGATCCCACTTTTCTTTTTACATCGAATACCAAGAGTGgcattagtttaaaattttagacCGAAGTGAACCGAATTTCAGTTGGACTAGATATACCACAATCCGAATTTTCAGGTGTTGAGTTCACAGCCACCTTCCACAACATtcataattttgattgaaaGAATTCTGTGAATTGAAACACCTTTCCCGGTTGCCACCTGACGGATAACATGCAAAACACCATGCAGTAAATACAATGCATTAACAAGCTTTTTGTCTAGTTGACTATACAAGCAACAATCGAAGGTACAAGTACCATAAGGATGTTGAAGAACCAAAGATATTCTGATATTATATTACAGAAGCACACAATTGGTACAGAtggatatataattataaaaaaaatggaacttCAAAAGTTTTGTGTGTATCATCTGCGCAAAATTTAAGCTCTCACCTGAGAAACTAAAGATCTGAGGCCTTTAGTTTTCTAGGTCTTTTATGAGCTGATGGAGCTCCAGGTgcctgtaaaaaataaaattttcaagatCGAATATAACGCATTAGAAAATAGTCCAAAGGTAAGTGGAAATCGACAATGAAGGAGAAAATAATTAGACAAACACTTTGCAGTGTACCTTGCGCTTTTGGTCCTTTTTGCCTACCCTTTCCACTGAAACCGGGTATATGCATAgttttaataacaaataaatgaaattccCATCACTTACAGAAAATTAGGTAGCAGGTGAAAACAAAAGTAATCTATTACCTCCGAAATTCATTGAATCTGGAATAAATGTTCGATCCTGATCCCCACCACGATGTAAATGCTGTCAGTAGTTTCCAAATCACAAATTCATGGTTCGGATACCAGAATGGAATGCTTGGACAATCACAGGCAAACAATGAAAGCAATAGAGGGGgaaataccaaaataaaaaccAGATTTCTAACCTTTGGTGTGCCAGGTGTTTCACCATATGACCCATCACGAAAGGAGGAACCTTCAGCCTCTTTATATTGCACCTGaaacaaatatattaacaaGTAATTACATCAAACAATTTGGGGAAAAGCAAGCCAATATTGATGTTGCCACTTGCCACTCCCATAATATATAAACATTAGAAAGGCATACAACCCTATGAACATTCTAACAAGTGAAATTCTCAAAATCTGGTCagaatacaaattaattaataacattccCAGTAGCAAGTACATTTCTCTCAACCATTATATACCTGTTTCTGGAGATTAAGCCATGttagtatttcttttcttaattcaaGATGCTCTGCACAAACAGCTTTCGTTGGAACCCTTGGTTTCAAATTGACCTGCAATCACAgtaaaaccaaattaaaaaggAAGTGCATAACAGAGTCAATATTGTTTTTGTGATTGGACAATGCTCATGAATCCATAGTTATACTATAATTCGATACATAATAAACATTTATGGtcagataatatatatatatatatatatatatatatatatatatatattgttggaGAATTTAAGCTTCCACAAAGCCAAAAGCAAGCAGATTTTAACCTTAAATAAGCTCAAGTATATTTATATGTTCCTAAAATATAGTAAGGCTAGTTAATCAGACACAAACTGAGCCTAAATAGCTCACTGAAACTGAAAGTACACAGCTCATTTACAGCCCTACTCCCGAAACCAAACACCAATTTAATAGTTCAATAAGGCATGCAAAATCATCAGTCCTCCTGAAATGAAGAATGTAAGGGTTTTATACATGGGTTCTACTAAATACTACCTCTGGTCTTATATATAGGACCCCTTTAACCATTTCACAAGAATTAAGAAATTTAGTGATATTGAATGTCAAAATCTGTACTATTTTTCCATAATTACCCTTAAAATTATAGGGATCCCATTCTCTTAATCTCTTTCTACCTCCTAATTAATTAACGTATTTCCACTTAACTAATGACTTTTTGCATTTCACAAGAATTAAGAAATTTAGTTAGTGATATTAAATTGGTATTATTTTCCCATAATTACCCTTAAAATTATAGGGATCCTATTCTCTTAATCTCTTTCTACCTAATTAATTATCGTATTTCCACTTAAGTAATGACTTTTTGTATTCTATACAAAGGCAAGGGGAATGAAAGAGGAAGTTCTGACTAGTGATCTTCCCCTATATTCATGAGTCCAATAAATCAATTTAcagcatttattatttattgactaGGAAAAACTGCTGAGTaattaaggactttttttttgtaaaaaaaaataatgcagtAAATAATTTGAAAGAGGTCTTAGAAAAAGGACCAAAGCATCCTAAAAGGTTCCTAAAAAGAGTAGAGGAAGTACTAATCAATTCTCTAAGGATGGTACTTGTTAAGGAATAAAAACATGGAAAGTATTTAATGAAAAGTACAATCAATAGATTGGAAACCTAAGAGGCTTTAGTTTTCATTGAATATTTTCCAATTTTCAATCCTTAACAAGTGCCTCACTCATTAACATTTTGCCTTTAATTGTTGTTCAAACTACAGATCAGTGAATACAAAACGACTGCACcagcaacaaaaacaaataaaatatctaaactGCATTAAAAGTTCAAGGGAATAAAGGCAAACCCCAAGATCTTGCAAAGTTTGCTCAATCCGTTTGATAGTCCGAAGTCCAGCTGATGCGTTCCCAGCTTGCACCATTTGCTCAAGTGCATATGTTCTCAAATATACACGAAGCTGAAATATTTCTCTGTCAAACTATGCTCAGATGTAtaagcattaaaaaaattgttgaaatggTCTCGTAAAAAATATCCATTTCAAGTATTATGATCAATATAAGATCAAGTTTTTAAACATCAGTATCTGTGTGTTAACCTTCCCTGTGGGCAGGGCAGACATTGAGGTTTGGGAATTGGGAGGTGTTAAGAACAAAAGTGTCAATGAAGAAAAGGCACCGGATGCATCACTGGAAACCTTCCGTATGACTTACCATGCGAAGAGAAGCCAGAGTAGATGCATTATCTGGAGCAACCATTGGAAGTTGCACATTTGATGGAGATACGGTTTCACCAGGGACAGCCCTCTCTATAGCTTCTGCACCAGCATTAGAAGCAACAAACTGAGACTGTCCAGCAACCTAAAACACAAAATCGAACATGGGTGTTATCTCAATacacacagctccaaacttgacCTCAGGTGAAGACCTCAGTCAATTTATAGAGTATACCATGagcaaaaaaagagagaagtctATCCCCCATCCCTAATACCATATATCCCATGACCTAGACAACTAGTCTCCATTGGCACCTGATTGTGGATGACTTGAGGGGACATGCTCTGTATCCCCAAAGGCATCCTTCAGTACATGGTTTTTAATATAGGACAGTATGGGTGATGATATTTTGGGTCCCATTCCATTAATAGCAACAACCAAAAATCCTGATGGCCTGCATAAAATAATTTGCCCAGGGACCCAAAGAAAGCCCCTATAAATGAATTGGGTCACAACCACAGGCAGAGCTTGGTCGACAATTGATACTAAAGATGGGGTAGCAACTAGGTCAGTCCATATAATGGGCGAATAGCATGGTATCACAATGACAGGCACACGGGTGCTTGTACAGCTTAAAGTGAATACATTTTATATATTCCATAAATTTTGCTGCCCCAAATTGCTAATTGTGAACAGGGGACAAGCAATTCAATGACACCCTTTCAGCATGTATTTTACAGtcagtaaaaaagaaaattaatgaagTCATGACTACATAGCTCTAATTGCCTTCCAGCTCAAATGAAAAGATACATAGCAGGAAAATTTTGTATGATACATAAATACATAAGAACATTCCAGAATAGTTTAAGGTAGTGGGTAGGAATCTGAAATCACAAGTAATCAAGAAATCAGAATTAGATAATCTGAAACTTAATTTTGACTCATGAAAACAATTCATCCCCTCCACAAGTAATGGCATTATAGAAAagcaatcttaaaaaaattaccttgGGAGGTAGGCGTTTTTCAGCTATTTTTTTTGCTTCAACAAGAACCTGCATAAAATAACAGAAGTAGGAAGCTATACCTTATTTTCTATGAAGGTACACTGATTGCAGAAACTACtcattttaatctaaaaaaaataagtccAAACCTCTTCATCTCTTCGTTCTTGTTGCCTTGTTTGAGAGAGGACCATGGACAGTGCTCTTTTTCGCTCCATTTCTTGTGCAACATTATACggttcctacaatggtagaaaAGGACAAGTTACTACTAGGACCATTTGGCATTGTCCTGAGGAGTATTCAAGCTTTTTTTTATGGCACCTTAACAATAGAATGTGCCACAACATCTCCAGAAGATGGAGCCCTAGCAATCAATATAGCCCGGGAAACTACATGACAAGCCATGAGataaaaaatcacattaaatatattctccataaaatcaaactaaagtatgaataaaagaaaatgtgcATTGTGCAACATATAATGCATTAACAATTTATTGAACAAATACATACCACTATAATATCTATCCTTTAATTCCTCTACAGTCCGAGATGATGGAAACCTATCAGCTATTACAATAAATCGGAGATCAAATCTCTCACACAAGTCAAATAGTTGATCTGTCTCCTCTTTGGTCCACGTCTACATATAAAGCATAATGGAATAGAGCAATGCACTTAACACTTGATAAAGATAGATGTAAAAATACTGATAGAATGTCAAATGTCTCAACTTTCAATTGTGAAAAGCACACAGAATCACACAGTTGCAGTTAAGGGTGAGTAATTTTACACAATGAAAAGTACAATTTAGTGTCCGTGAACATGAAAAACAGATCCTTCCAAATTGATCACAAATTTGCCCATTTGTTTATACTGATACCAATAATTTTTTCCTGTTCTTGGAACCAATCATCATGATACAGTGTAAGAAAAAGTGCATGATCCCATATACCCATCCTTATAGTTGcttatttgattgattgattcaaAACACAGGTTCTTTTGAACAAAAAACCTCAAGGTAACAATTCAGAATGTGACCCTACTCTTACTGTCATTACCCAATTCAAAAGCTAGACATGGTACTCACAGGATCTGACAAATACTTGTCATACTCCTCATCTGTGTATTTGATAACATCAACGGACTGCACCACAGCATGTAAAACAACATTCAATCATACAAAAAGATGATACTAACTAaaccatattaaaaattaaagcaatgcAGAGCATGCATGAAGACGAAGAGTACACTCGCATTTACCTTATTATACTTGGCAAAAGAATAGTCCCCCGTAGGAGGAACACCATTGATGACTCGTACCTGAATTGCGAGAGACAAATAACAATTATTCACATGCTCATACTCACAGATAAAGCAAAACTATTTATTTGGTCTCTTTACTTGtctcaaatttaagttttagcCCCTATATTAGAAAACAATAAGTTTAGTCCCTAGACAAATTTCTGTTGCAGTTGATCACCACCAGAAAGTTTTGTAGCGGTTTAATACCACCAGATAATTTTCTCCGGTGTTAATGCCAAGGAACAGAGCTTAATTTGTAAGTATGCGTATGCACTAAAACTAACAATTTTCTCATACAgtgactaaaatttaaaatgggaACAACTACAGAGACAAAATGGATAGTTTAACCcacagaaaatatttaaaaatatactgaGACTGCTACTAACCCAATGGTAAAGATGAAGATTATCTTTACGAGCAGAACTGGTGAAAGGAAGCCACTGCCAAGTGatctgaaaaagaaataaaaatgtggAATTACTAAATAAGTTAAATAAACAGAGTAATTGAGTATtcccaaaacaaaaataaaagaagaagcaaaCTTTTTCGAGAGGAAGAGGCTTTTTCTTCAACTGAGAGGCTTCAATTGCAGGCATGAGAGAGGCCAATCCGCCCGTAAGCGCATACACCtacaaattcaattcaattcaattcagtAACCACAGAAAAAACCTTGAATGTAACATTGTTATTGTTGAAATTGATAAAGATGGGTACCTCGCGCGAAATGCCATCTGGTTTTCTTTGAGACTCTTTGGGAGGACGAGATTTCTTCTCGAGAGATGGGAACGAGTTTTTGGGCAATCCCAGGATATCCTTCGCGTCCATAATTCAAAAACATAGACACAACGTTAAGGGCTATTTAGGGTTTCAGGATCAACTTCCGATTTGGGGGAATTAAACAGGTTCGTTCTTCCTGTTCCAGTTTTCCCTCTCACTTTCTCCACTGCCgatattaaaatttagaataCTGATGCAACGACGTCGTATTACTTTCTTGttcatatctatttttttttctttttctttt harbors:
- the LOC114407447 gene encoding SWR1-complex protein 4-like isoform X1, whose amino-acid sequence is MDAKDILGLPKNSFPSLEKKSRPPKESQRKPDGISREVYALTGGLASLMPAIEASQLKKKPLPLEKITWQWLPFTSSARKDNLHLYHWVRVINGVPPTGDYSFAKYNKSVDVIKYTDEEYDKYLSDPTWTKEETDQLFDLCERFDLRFIVIADRFPSSRTVEELKDRYYSVSRAILIARAPSSGDVVAHSIVKEPYNVAQEMERKRALSMVLSQTRQQERRDEEVLVEAKKIAEKRLPPKVAGQSQFVASNAGAEAIERAVPGETVSPSNVQLPMVAPDNASTLASLRMFDREIFQLRVYLRTYALEQMVQAGNASAGLRTIKRIEQTLQDLGVNLKPRVPTKAVCAEHLELRKEILTWLNLQKQVQYKEAEGSSFRDGSYGETPGTPKHLHRGGDQDRTFIPDSMNFGVERVGKKDQKRKAPGAPSAHKRPRKLKASDL
- the LOC114407447 gene encoding SWR1-complex protein 4-like isoform X3, with the translated sequence MDAKDILGLPKNSFPSLEKKSRPPKESQRKPDGISREVYALTGGLASLMPAIEASQLKKKPLPLEKITWQWLPFTSSARKDNLHLYHWVRVINGVPPTGDYSFAKYNKSVDVIKYTDEEYDKYLSDPTWTKEETDQLFDLCERFDLRFIVIADRFPSSRTVEELKDRYYSVSRAILIARAPSSGDVVAHSIVKEPYNVAQEMERKRALSMVLSQTRQQERRDEEVLVEAKKIAEKRLPPKVAGQSQFVASNAGAEAIERAVPGETVSPSNVQLPMVAPDNASTLASLRMFDREIFQLRVYLRTYALEQMVQAGNASAGLRTIKRIEQTLQDLGVNLKPRVPTKAVCAEHLELRKEILTWLNLQKQVQYKEAEGSSFRDGSYGETPGTPKDRTFIPDSMNFGVERVGKKDQKRKAPGAPSAHKRPRKLKASDL
- the LOC114407447 gene encoding SWR1-complex protein 4-like isoform X2 gives rise to the protein MDAKDILGLPKNSFPSLEKKSRPPKESQRKPDGISREVYALTGGLASLMPAIEASQLKKKPLPLEKITWQWLPFTSSARKDNLHLYHWVRVINGVPPTGDYSFAKYNKSVDVIKYTDEEYDKYLSDPTWTKEETDQLFDLCERFDLRFIVIADRFPSSRTVEELKDRYYSVSRAILIARAPSSGDVVAHSIVKEPYNVAQEMERKRALSMVLSQTRQQERRDEEVLVEAKKIAEKRLPPKVAGQSQFVASNAGAEAIERAVPGETVSPSNVQLPMVAPDNASTLASLRMLRVYLRTYALEQMVQAGNASAGLRTIKRIEQTLQDLGVNLKPRVPTKAVCAEHLELRKEILTWLNLQKQVQYKEAEGSSFRDGSYGETPGTPKHLHRGGDQDRTFIPDSMNFGVERVGKKDQKRKAPGAPSAHKRPRKLKASDL
- the LOC114407447 gene encoding SWR1-complex protein 4-like isoform X4, encoding MDAKDILGLPKNSFPSLEKKSRPPKESQRKPDGISREVYALTGGLASLMPAIEASQLKKKPLPLEKITWQWLPFTSSARKDNLHLYHWVRVINGVPPTGDYSFAKYNKSVDVIKYTDEEYDKYLSDPTWTKEETDQLFDLCERFDLRFIVIADRFPSSRTVEELKDRYYSVSRAILIARAPSSGDVVAHSIVKEPYNVAQEMERKRALSMVLSQTRQQERRDEEVLVEAKKIAEKRLPPKVAGQSQFVASNAGAEAIERAVPGETVSPSNVQLPMVAPDNASTLASLRMLRVYLRTYALEQMVQAGNASAGLRTIKRIEQTLQDLGVNLKPRVPTKAVCAEHLELRKEILTWLNLQKQVQYKEAEGSSFRDGSYGETPGTPKDRTFIPDSMNFGVERVGKKDQKRKAPGAPSAHKRPRKLKASDL